One window from the genome of Nitrososphaerota archaeon encodes:
- a CDS encoding O-acetyl-ADP-ribose deacetylase yields MNSSKIVNIGKARLVLIKGDITEQDTDAIVNAANPSLMGGGGVDGAIHRKGGPKILEECKKIRETKWPNGLPTGEAVITTGGNLKAKYVIHTVGPVWRGGLHNEAQLLEKAYINSLKLAIENNLKTISFPSISTGAYGYPIEKASRVALNVIKNFLEKENKIEEVRIVLFTENDFKIYEKALKEILEI; encoded by the coding sequence ATGAATAGCTCTAAAATAGTTAATATTGGTAAAGCAAGATTAGTACTTATTAAAGGAGATATTACTGAGCAAGATACTGATGCTATAGTGAATGCAGCTAATCCAAGCCTTATGGGAGGCGGAGGAGTTGATGGTGCGATTCATAGAAAAGGTGGACCTAAAATATTAGAAGAATGTAAAAAAATTAGAGAAACAAAATGGCCCAATGGTTTACCAACAGGTGAAGCAGTAATAACTACTGGTGGAAATTTAAAAGCAAAATATGTAATTCATACAGTAGGTCCCGTATGGAGAGGAGGACTGCATAATGAAGCTCAATTGCTTGAAAAAGCTTATATAAATTCTCTTAAATTGGCTATAGAAAATAATTTAAAAACTATTTCTTTTCCATCTATAAGCACTGGAGCTTATGGTTATCCTATAGAAAAAGCAAGTAGAGTAGCTCTTAATGTAATTAAAAATTTTTTGGAAAAAGAAAATAAAATAGAAGAAGTTAGGATTGTTTTATTTACTGAAAATGATTTTAAAATATATGAAAAAGCTTTAAAAGAAATATTAGAAATTTAA
- a CDS encoding AAA family ATPase — translation MFSEELRKIASEKANEAIKLDKQGNYSMAILKYRQVVDLLFKLYNLTEDPAIKKVYYEKMKSYEERIHILESMVEGESIKVEEAAKFNDLVLKEKPSISWNDVIGLEDAKKSIRESIVYPVKRPDLFPLGWPKGILLYGPPGCGKTLLAAAVASEIDATFYYVDAASIISKWLGESEKNVARLFSSARKSISKERPAIIFIDEIDSLTSIHQVEVGGETRARNQILKEMDGLSEKSKTEHLYVIGATNKPWDLDEPFIRRFQKRIYVPLPSKENRLALFKHYTKDLALSDDVDFEELAILTNGYSGNDIRDICMSVQIKVVRELFESGVVDKNMKPRLINMFDFLEAIKIRRPSVSFDSIRKYEEWARRWMAL, via the coding sequence TTGTTTTCTGAAGAACTTAGGAAAATAGCTTCTGAAAAAGCTAATGAAGCAATAAAGCTTGATAAGCAAGGAAATTATTCAATGGCTATTCTTAAATATCGGCAAGTAGTTGACCTTCTTTTTAAGCTTTATAATTTAACTGAGGATCCTGCTATTAAAAAAGTATATTACGAAAAAATGAAAAGCTATGAAGAGCGTATTCATATACTTGAATCAATGGTGGAAGGTGAATCTATTAAAGTTGAGGAAGCGGCTAAATTTAATGATTTAGTTTTAAAAGAAAAACCAAGTATTTCATGGAATGATGTAATAGGTTTAGAAGATGCTAAAAAATCTATAAGAGAAAGCATAGTTTATCCTGTTAAAAGACCTGATTTATTTCCATTAGGTTGGCCTAAAGGCATATTATTATATGGTCCACCAGGATGTGGAAAAACACTTTTAGCAGCAGCTGTAGCATCTGAAATAGATGCTACTTTTTATTATGTTGATGCAGCATCTATAATTTCTAAATGGCTTGGAGAATCTGAGAAAAATGTTGCTAGACTTTTTTCTTCTGCAAGGAAATCTATTAGTAAAGAACGTCCAGCCATAATATTCATAGATGAAATAGATTCTCTTACTTCTATTCATCAAGTTGAAGTTGGTGGAGAAACTAGAGCTAGAAATCAAATTTTAAAAGAAATGGACGGTCTTTCTGAAAAATCTAAAACTGAGCATTTATATGTTATAGGTGCTACCAATAAGCCTTGGGATTTAGATGAACCATTCATAAGAAGATTTCAAAAACGTATTTATGTTCCTTTACCAAGTAAAGAAAATAGATTAGCTTTATTTAAGCATTATACAAAAGATTTAGCCCTTAGTGATGATGTAGATTTTGAAGAATTGGCAATATTAACAAATGGATATAGTGGGAACGATATTCGAGATATTTGCATGAGTGTTCAAATTAAAGTTGTAAGAGAATTATTTGAAAGTGGTGTTGTTGATAAAAATATGAAACCTAGATTAATCAATATGTTTGATTTCTTAGAAGCTATAAAAATTAGACGTCCAAGTGTTTCTTTTGACAGTATTAGAAAATATGAAGAATGGGCTAGAAGATGGATGGCTTTATAA
- a CDS encoding methyltransferase: MKINGFKIEIFEDVYKPSEDTFLLYDSINNNYSKSFEVGSGVGLITLKLAKKSNYVLASDINFEATKNTLYNVKQNFLRDKVDIVCGDCLTFLKNKIFFELIVFNPPYLPSENFNKKIFDLSWSGGKRGYEITLKFLREAKKHINKKGTIMIVSSSYIINEVLNIIKKMKLKYSIKKEKSMFFEKIYIVEIKK; the protein is encoded by the coding sequence ATGAAAATAAATGGTTTTAAAATTGAAATATTTGAAGATGTTTACAAACCTTCAGAAGATACTTTCCTTTTATATGATTCGATTAATAATAATTATTCAAAAAGTTTTGAAGTAGGATCTGGAGTAGGTTTAATAACTCTTAAACTTGCAAAAAAATCAAATTATGTTTTAGCTTCAGATATAAATTTTGAAGCTACTAAGAATACATTGTATAATGTTAAACAAAATTTTTTAAGAGATAAAGTAGATATTGTATGCGGGGATTGTTTAACATTCTTAAAAAATAAAATATTTTTTGAATTAATAGTTTTTAATCCACCTTATTTGCCATCTGAAAATTTTAATAAAAAAATTTTTGATTTATCATGGTCTGGTGGAAAAAGAGGGTATGAAATAACATTAAAATTTCTTAGAGAGGCAAAAAAGCATATAAATAAGAAGGGTACTATAATGATAGTTTCATCTTCTTATATAATAAATGAAGTTTTAAATATAATTAAAAAAATGAAGTTAAAATATTCGATTAAAAAGGAAAAATCAATGTTTTTTGAGAAGATATATATAGTAGAAATAAAAAAATAA
- a CDS encoding long-chain fatty acid--CoA ligase — protein MRRTIKYPNIPLPYFLINSAKKYPKKVAIIFNNKKISYSELKNLSIKLANSLKNIGVKKNDRVALFLPNCPQFVISYYGALMIGSIITALNPLFKEKEVEFQLYDSGAETIIVLDNLYPLLKKALEKTKIKRIIITSFNKEIEINERSKKLEIYYFEEFIKESSIEFPKISINPKEDLATIQYTGGTTGIPKGAMLTHFNLVSNAIAFSKWLKLKKAKETFLTALPLYHVYGMTTSMNTAIYSAATMVIISRFNPEEALKLIQEYKVTIFCGVPTMYSLLLSTSKINDYDLSSLKVCISGASPLPPNIQKEFMEKTGALLIEGYGLSEASPVTHCNPVDKTLKKVKIGSIGLPLYDTEAKIVDIEKGKQEVPIGEIGELIIKGPQIMKGYWNELEETKIVLKNGWFYTGDLAKIDKDGYFYIVDRKKDLIKYKGYSVYPREIEDILYEHPNVKICAVIGKPDPIAGEIPKAYIVLKEDSKTTKEEIMDFVNKRVASYKAIREVEFRKELPLSTVGKILKRVLKEEKSLATS, from the coding sequence ATGAGGAGAACAATAAAATATCCTAATATTCCTTTACCATATTTTTTAATAAATTCGGCTAAAAAATATCCTAAAAAAGTAGCTATAATTTTTAATAATAAAAAAATTAGTTATTCTGAATTAAAAAATCTTTCTATAAAATTAGCTAATTCATTAAAAAATATTGGTGTAAAAAAGAATGATAGAGTAGCTTTATTCCTCCCTAATTGTCCTCAATTCGTTATAAGCTATTATGGAGCATTAATGATAGGCTCAATAATTACCGCATTAAATCCACTTTTTAAAGAAAAAGAAGTAGAATTTCAATTATATGATTCTGGAGCTGAAACAATAATAGTGTTGGATAATCTTTATCCATTGCTAAAAAAAGCTTTAGAAAAAACTAAAATTAAAAGAATTATAATCACAAGTTTTAATAAAGAAATAGAAATAAATGAAAGAAGTAAGAAATTAGAAATCTATTATTTTGAAGAATTTATTAAAGAAAGCAGCATAGAATTTCCTAAAATATCTATAAATCCTAAAGAAGATTTAGCAACAATACAATACACTGGAGGAACAACAGGTATTCCTAAAGGAGCAATGCTAACTCATTTTAATTTAGTTTCAAATGCTATAGCATTTTCAAAATGGCTTAAATTGAAAAAAGCAAAAGAAACTTTTCTAACAGCATTACCTTTATACCATGTTTATGGAATGACTACTTCAATGAATACTGCTATATATTCAGCTGCAACAATGGTAATCATATCTAGATTCAATCCAGAGGAAGCATTGAAACTTATTCAAGAATATAAAGTTACAATTTTTTGTGGAGTGCCAACAATGTACTCATTATTATTATCAACCTCAAAAATAAATGATTATGATCTATCTTCATTAAAAGTATGCATTTCAGGAGCCTCACCTCTTCCACCAAATATTCAAAAAGAATTTATGGAAAAAACTGGAGCTTTACTAATAGAAGGTTATGGTTTATCAGAAGCATCTCCAGTAACACATTGCAATCCAGTAGATAAAACTCTTAAAAAAGTTAAGATAGGCTCTATAGGGTTGCCATTGTATGATACTGAAGCTAAAATAGTTGATATTGAAAAGGGGAAGCAAGAAGTACCAATTGGAGAGATAGGAGAATTAATCATTAAAGGCCCTCAAATAATGAAAGGATATTGGAATGAACTTGAAGAAACTAAAATTGTTTTAAAAAATGGATGGTTCTATACCGGAGATTTAGCAAAAATAGATAAAGATGGATATTTCTATATAGTAGATAGAAAAAAAGATTTAATTAAATATAAAGGATATAGTGTTTATCCAAGAGAAATTGAAGATATTTTATACGAGCATCCAAATGTAAAAATTTGTGCAGTAATTGGAAAGCCTGACCCAATTGCAGGAGAAATTCCTAAAGCATATATAGTTTTGAAAGAAGATTCTAAAACAACAAAAGAAGAAATAATGGATTTTGTTAATAAAAGAGTTGCATCTTATAAAGCTATAAGAGAAGTTGAATTTAGAAAAGAATTACCTTTATCAACTGTTGGAAAAATATTAAAAAGGGTTTTAAAAGAAGAAAAATCATTAGCTACTTCATAG
- a CDS encoding DUF1893 domain-containing protein: MFNKDLEIAKEILKKGNYSLVFVKNGKILFSSKESGINSFIESIDKCGENLKNSSLADRVVGLAIAMLSVYIEVNSIYAYIISKLGMKYLKENRIPFIYEKEVKEILNENKKEICPFEKIAMQSKTPREAYLKIKEFIKSF; the protein is encoded by the coding sequence ATGTTTAATAAGGATTTAGAGATTGCCAAAGAAATTTTGAAAAAAGGTAATTACTCACTTGTTTTTGTTAAAAATGGCAAAATACTATTTAGTAGTAAAGAAAGTGGAATAAATAGCTTTATTGAATCAATAGATAAATGTGGAGAGAATTTAAAAAATTCTTCTCTTGCTGATAGAGTTGTAGGTTTAGCTATTGCAATGCTTTCAGTTTACATTGAAGTAAATAGTATTTATGCATATATTATAAGCAAATTAGGAATGAAGTACTTAAAAGAAAATAGAATCCCTTTCATTTATGAAAAAGAAGTAAAAGAAATCCTTAATGAAAATAAAAAAGAAATATGCCCATTTGAAAAAATTGCTATGCAATCAAAAACACCAAGAGAAGCTTATTTAAAAATTAAAGAGTTTATAAAATCATTTTAA
- a CDS encoding trypsin-like peptidase domain-containing protein, with product MYLDENKIVEIVEKTNPSVVNVSTVHLLNVFPFYSVPIKGVGSGVIIDSDGYIVTNNHVVEGAEAVEVSLNDGRVFKGRIIGRDPGSDLAIIKIDAKNLKAAELGDSSNLKAGQFIIAIGNPFGLRGGPTVTIGVISAINRSINTEKGIMEDLIQTDAAINPGNSGGPLIDLNGKVIALATAIIPFAQGIGFAIPINKVKKIAEDLIKYGKVIRPWLGIYGVDLTPQLSSYYNLPVQEGVIIAKVIRGSPADISGIEEGDIILSVDRISIKNMVELQKIIQNKKVGEEITIRIIRDYKTYDVKVELSKSP from the coding sequence ATGTATTTAGATGAAAATAAAATTGTTGAAATAGTTGAAAAAACAAACCCATCAGTAGTAAACGTAAGTACAGTTCATTTATTGAATGTTTTTCCTTTCTATAGTGTTCCTATTAAAGGTGTAGGTTCCGGAGTAATAATAGATTCAGATGGATATATAGTAACCAATAATCATGTAGTTGAAGGAGCTGAAGCAGTTGAAGTATCTTTAAATGATGGTAGAGTTTTTAAAGGAAGAATAATTGGTAGAGATCCAGGTAGTGATTTAGCTATTATTAAAATTGATGCAAAAAATCTTAAAGCTGCTGAATTGGGAGATTCATCTAATCTTAAAGCCGGGCAATTCATAATAGCTATTGGTAATCCATTCGGTTTACGTGGTGGACCAACTGTTACAATTGGTGTTATTAGTGCAATAAATAGATCAATAAATACTGAAAAAGGAATAATGGAAGATTTAATTCAAACAGATGCTGCTATCAATCCAGGAAATAGTGGTGGACCACTTATAGACCTTAATGGAAAAGTTATAGCTTTAGCTACTGCAATAATACCCTTTGCTCAAGGAATAGGGTTTGCAATTCCAATAAATAAAGTTAAAAAAATTGCTGAAGATTTAATAAAATATGGAAAAGTTATAAGACCATGGCTTGGAATATATGGTGTAGATTTAACACCTCAATTATCTTCTTATTATAATCTTCCTGTTCAAGAAGGAGTTATTATTGCTAAAGTAATTCGAGGAAGTCCAGCTGATATTTCAGGAATAGAAGAAGGTGATATAATATTAAGTGTAGATAGAATATCAATAAAGAACATGGTAGAACTTCAAAAAATTATACAAAATAAGAAGGTAGGAGAAGAAATAACTATTAGAATAATTAGAGATTATAAAACATATGATGTTAAAGTAGAATTAAGCAAATCTCCTTAA
- the asnS gene encoding asparagine--tRNA ligase: MKTVYTSDIINMEEGKTIEILGWVYNKRIHGNLFFIDLRDSKGIIQITIKKGIASDKSIEIVKEINKESSIKVLGIVKKDPRAPNGVEIICKEIEVIGPSYQDFPIKPGAGTKFLFDNRHLYLRSRKVSAIMKIRSAFLDAAREWFKKNGFIEVDCPIFITAACEGGATLFPVDYFGRKVYLSQSVQLYQEAAIGGLEKVYSIQPSFRAELSRTRRHLTEFWQIEAEVAFAKLEDIMIIQENLLNHIVHTLAEKCIEEFKILGKKIDEKIAEPPYEKITYDEALDILHKNGVKIEWGEDFGTDEEKVLCNQFEKPFFVTHYPRKAKAFYHMPDEERPEVVKCVDLLAPKGYGEISGGGQRIHDHKELLGSIKLFNLDPKDYEWYIDLRKYGSIPHSGFGLGVERTLRWLLELPHIRSVCLFPRTPSRVYP, encoded by the coding sequence TTGAAAACTGTATATACATCGGATATAATTAATATGGAAGAAGGTAAAACTATTGAAATATTAGGATGGGTTTATAATAAAAGAATACATGGAAATTTATTTTTCATAGATTTAAGAGATTCTAAAGGGATTATACAAATAACTATTAAAAAAGGTATTGCAAGCGATAAAAGTATAGAAATCGTTAAAGAAATTAATAAAGAATCTTCAATAAAAGTTTTAGGAATAGTAAAAAAAGACCCAAGAGCACCTAATGGGGTAGAAATAATTTGTAAAGAAATTGAAGTTATTGGACCATCTTATCAAGATTTTCCTATAAAACCTGGAGCAGGAACGAAATTTTTATTCGATAATAGGCATTTATATCTTAGAAGTAGAAAAGTATCAGCAATAATGAAAATAAGATCTGCTTTTTTAGACGCTGCTCGAGAATGGTTTAAGAAGAATGGTTTCATAGAAGTCGATTGTCCAATATTCATAACTGCTGCATGTGAAGGAGGAGCAACTTTATTTCCAGTAGATTATTTTGGAAGAAAAGTATATTTATCACAAAGTGTTCAATTGTATCAAGAAGCAGCAATTGGTGGGCTTGAAAAAGTTTATAGTATTCAACCTAGTTTTAGAGCCGAATTAAGTAGAACAAGAAGACATTTAACAGAATTTTGGCAAATAGAAGCTGAAGTTGCTTTTGCAAAACTTGAAGATATTATGATTATTCAAGAAAATCTTCTAAATCATATTGTACATACATTAGCTGAAAAATGTATAGAAGAATTTAAAATATTGGGGAAAAAAATAGATGAAAAAATTGCTGAACCACCTTATGAAAAAATCACATATGATGAAGCATTAGATATACTTCATAAAAATGGAGTAAAAATAGAATGGGGAGAAGATTTTGGAACAGATGAAGAGAAAGTTTTATGTAATCAATTTGAAAAACCATTCTTTGTTACTCATTATCCAAGAAAAGCAAAAGCTTTTTATCACATGCCAGATGAAGAAAGGCCGGAAGTTGTAAAATGTGTTGATTTATTAGCTCCTAAAGGATATGGAGAAATTTCTGGTGGAGGACAAAGAATTCATGATCATAAAGAATTACTTGGTAGCATAAAATTATTTAATTTAGATCCAAAAGATTATGAATGGTACATAGATTTAAGAAAATATGGAAGTATTCCACATTCAGGTTTTGGATTGGGAGTTGAAAGAACTCTTAGATGGTTACTTGAATTGCCACATATAAGAAGCGTATGCTTATTTCCAAGAACACCTTCAAGAGTATATCCATAA
- a CDS encoding DUF711 family protein: MRVRALTFLIDYFKYNNEFKELIDKFLLYSKNSNIEIWTKRIAINPININDLFNISNKIVTSLNENIDYIAIPVELKNNKNYINIISKVLKINEKIFLSFFGDEENFENFIKIVYNVSNKLSPFDCTRICFTFNGPLLTPYFPSASAKNGEIGIAAALFYVNDLMECLKSKSDLYKKTSKIDNIANEFLSNLSSNLIVKNYGIDLSLSPWMEESVALLLEKICKKKFNSPGIRYAIFYLNKLIREISSKNNHCGFNEVMLPYAEDSRLMELGKKGLISTYDLLSLSSICVAGLDMVIFSINDFNNFFNFMKDCYAILSSKNKPSGIRVIPVKYNPGKIIKIEKFGKIPILKLK, encoded by the coding sequence ATGAGGGTTAGAGCTCTTACTTTCTTAATAGATTATTTTAAATATAATAATGAATTTAAAGAATTAATTGATAAATTTTTACTTTATTCAAAAAATTCAAATATAGAAATATGGACTAAAAGAATTGCAATAAATCCAATAAATATTAATGATTTATTTAATATATCTAATAAAATTGTTACTTCATTAAATGAAAATATAGATTATATTGCTATTCCAGTAGAATTAAAAAATAATAAAAACTATATTAATATAATTTCTAAAGTATTAAAAATTAATGAAAAAATATTTTTATCATTTTTTGGAGATGAAGAAAATTTTGAAAATTTCATAAAAATAGTTTATAATGTTTCCAATAAATTAAGTCCATTTGATTGTACGAGAATTTGTTTTACTTTTAATGGACCTTTATTAACTCCATATTTTCCTTCTGCATCAGCAAAGAATGGAGAAATAGGCATAGCAGCTGCATTATTTTATGTTAATGATTTAATGGAATGTCTTAAAAGCAAATCTGATTTATATAAAAAAACTTCTAAAATAGATAATATTGCTAATGAATTTTTATCGAATTTATCATCTAACTTAATTGTTAAAAATTATGGAATTGATTTATCATTATCTCCATGGATGGAAGAAAGCGTAGCTTTATTATTGGAAAAAATTTGTAAGAAAAAATTTAATAGTCCAGGAATAAGATATGCAATTTTCTATTTAAATAAATTAATTAGAGAAATTTCCTCTAAAAATAATCATTGTGGTTTTAATGAAGTAATGCTACCTTATGCAGAAGATTCAAGATTAATGGAACTTGGAAAGAAAGGATTAATTTCAACGTATGATTTATTATCTTTGTCTAGCATATGTGTTGCAGGATTAGATATGGTTATTTTTTCAATTAATGATTTTAATAATTTCTTCAATTTTATGAAAGATTGTTATGCAATTTTAAGTAGTAAAAATAAACCATCGGGAATTAGAGTAATTCCTGTGAAATACAATCCTGGAAAAATTATTAAAATTGAAAAATTTGGTAAAATACCTATTTTAAAATTAAAATGA
- a CDS encoding Snf7 family protein: MVKFPFWKKQEEVKVLPPPPPEKRTTERISEILMLLRIQSEKLNRTVQRLTERGKELFEKCVKASQEQDTARATVYANEVAQLRKMSRTLLRSQLSLEQVILRLETVKEFGDIGKILGPAANIVQQVQGELSGVVPEVAMNLSRVGDMLDNLLTEVSSVSGTVVSVSAYDEEAKKILEEANEIAAQRMKSAFPELPEPYKYYENKEEGTSKKE; this comes from the coding sequence ATGGTTAAATTTCCTTTTTGGAAAAAACAAGAGGAAGTAAAAGTTCTTCCTCCTCCACCTCCTGAGAAAAGAACTACAGAAAGAATAAGCGAAATTTTAATGCTTTTAAGAATTCAATCTGAAAAACTTAATAGAACAGTTCAAAGATTAACTGAAAGAGGGAAAGAACTTTTTGAAAAATGTGTAAAAGCAAGCCAGGAACAAGATACTGCTAGAGCTACAGTATATGCTAATGAAGTAGCTCAGCTTAGAAAAATGTCTAGAACTCTTCTTAGAAGTCAACTTTCACTTGAACAAGTTATTCTTAGATTAGAAACCGTAAAAGAATTTGGAGATATAGGTAAAATTTTAGGTCCAGCTGCAAACATTGTTCAACAAGTTCAAGGAGAATTAAGTGGAGTTGTTCCAGAAGTAGCTATGAATTTAAGCAGAGTGGGAGATATGCTAGATAATCTTTTAACAGAAGTTAGCAGTGTATCTGGTACTGTAGTTAGTGTATCTGCGTATGATGAAGAAGCAAAAAAAATACTTGAAGAAGCAAATGAAATTGCAGCTCAAAGAATGAAAAGTGCTTTTCCTGAATTACCTGAACCATATAAATATTATGAGAATAAAGAAGAAGGAACTTCTAAAAAGGAATAA
- a CDS encoding acetamidase/formamidase family protein: MIILKKLSLKDQGELYYVLSNSIKPKLFVKPGETFIIETEDAFSGQIRKEGDRRDLKKIPYSNPVSGPIFIDGATSNDTLIVEIKDIKPLIGQGATRIPDLSFYFSNIPLSKFLSLEIPHGTKICPIKDGKVFFDKFVLPYNPMIGTIGVAPKIESISSNSVGSHGGNLDLLEITIDSKIFFPIYNEGALLFIGDVHAIQGEGELCGTAIEMPAEVTLKVDLIKNYKIDWPRIETSEEIGVISVTGVNKNLEDAIKTAFIELILWLEEKYGIDRWDAYQLCTQIARVSLGNFWSIIAKFPKKMLESLSMK, translated from the coding sequence GTGATTATTTTGAAAAAGCTATCTTTAAAAGATCAGGGAGAATTATACTATGTTTTAAGCAATTCTATTAAACCAAAGCTTTTTGTTAAACCAGGTGAAACTTTCATTATTGAAACAGAAGATGCTTTCTCAGGACAGATTAGAAAAGAAGGTGATAGAAGAGATCTGAAAAAAATTCCATATAGTAATCCTGTTTCTGGTCCAATATTTATCGATGGGGCCACTTCTAATGATACATTAATAGTTGAAATAAAAGATATAAAACCATTAATAGGTCAGGGAGCTACAAGAATTCCAGATTTGAGCTTTTATTTTTCTAATATCCCATTATCAAAATTTTTATCTTTAGAAATTCCTCATGGAACAAAAATATGTCCAATAAAAGATGGGAAAGTATTTTTTGATAAATTCGTTTTACCGTATAATCCAATGATAGGAACAATTGGTGTAGCTCCAAAAATCGAATCTATTTCAAGCAATAGTGTTGGCTCTCATGGAGGAAACTTAGATTTATTAGAAATAACAATAGATTCGAAAATATTTTTCCCAATATATAATGAAGGTGCTTTATTATTTATTGGAGATGTACATGCAATTCAAGGAGAAGGTGAATTATGTGGTACGGCAATAGAAATGCCTGCAGAAGTTACACTTAAAGTAGATTTGATAAAAAATTATAAAATAGATTGGCCTAGAATAGAAACGAGTGAAGAAATAGGAGTAATATCTGTAACGGGTGTTAATAAAAATCTTGAAGATGCTATAAAAACAGCTTTTATAGAATTGATTTTATGGCTTGAAGAAAAATATGGTATTGACAGATGGGATGCATATCAATTATGCACGCAAATAGCAAGAGTTTCTTTAGGAAACTTTTGGAGTATAATTGCTAAATTTCCTAAAAAGATGCTAGAAAGCTTATCTATGAAGTAG
- a CDS encoding pyruvate kinase alpha/beta domain-containing protein yields the protein METIYFKKSGEHTEEVLKVVKEFIEKEKAKSIVVASTTGRTGVLASSIFKGLNVVVVTHSTGFVKPNYQELDKKNAKKIIKNGAKILTATHALSGAERAIRKKFNTILPLEIIANVLRLFGEGTKVAIEITIMAADAGLINVGEDVIAIAGTGRGADTALLIKAANSFNLFDLKVRKIICKPFDF from the coding sequence ATGGAAACAATTTATTTTAAAAAATCAGGAGAACATACCGAAGAAGTTTTAAAGGTAGTTAAGGAATTTATTGAAAAAGAAAAAGCAAAAAGTATTGTTGTTGCATCTACAACTGGTAGAACAGGTGTTCTTGCATCTTCAATTTTTAAAGGATTGAATGTTGTCGTTGTTACTCATTCAACAGGATTTGTTAAACCAAATTATCAAGAATTAGATAAAAAGAATGCTAAGAAAATTATTAAAAATGGTGCAAAAATACTTACTGCAACTCATGCTTTAAGTGGAGCTGAAAGAGCTATTAGAAAAAAATTTAATACAATTCTTCCATTAGAAATTATTGCAAATGTTTTAAGATTATTTGGTGAAGGGACTAAAGTAGCTATTGAAATAACTATTATGGCTGCAGATGCAGGACTTATAAATGTAGGAGAAGATGTTATAGCTATTGCTGGAACAGGAAGAGGAGCGGATACTGCTTTATTAATTAAAGCAGCAAATTCATTCAATTTATTTGATTTAAAAGTTAGAAAAATTATTTGTAAACCATTCGATTTTTAA
- a CDS encoding methionine--tRNA ligase — protein MISIEDFKKIELRVGTVIKAERVSGSERLIKLIIDFGEYTKQTITGLAHMYKPEFFLGNQYVFLVNLKPAKFKGELSECMLLAAVEDEEKEIAPIVPIKKIKNGSRVV, from the coding sequence ATGATTTCAATAGAAGATTTTAAGAAAATTGAATTAAGAGTTGGAACAGTTATAAAAGCAGAGCGTGTAAGTGGATCAGAAAGATTAATAAAATTAATAATAGATTTTGGAGAATATACTAAACAAACGATAACTGGCCTAGCTCATATGTATAAACCAGAATTCTTTTTAGGAAATCAATATGTTTTTCTTGTAAATTTAAAACCTGCTAAATTCAAAGGGGAATTATCTGAATGTATGCTTTTAGCAGCAGTTGAAGATGAAGAAAAAGAAATTGCACCTATTGTTCCAATAAAAAAAATAAAGAATGGGTCTAGAGTAGTTTAA